In Arvicanthis niloticus isolate mArvNil1 chromosome 16, mArvNil1.pat.X, whole genome shotgun sequence, the sequence aaaaaaaaaaaaaaaaaaaaaaaaaatggacatgcACTGCGAGCCACAGCCCTAGGAGGGGGTAGATGGAGTGAAGCCAATGTTCTGGGCCACCTCCCCAGGCTGGGCTCGTACCCAACATGAGTCACAGATGCTCCAGCCAAGGCTGACACACACCTTGGCCTATGCACCGCAGGCTCAAGCCAGAGCCACTTCACCTAGCCAAGGAGCGACTAGAACAGGGACTCTATGCAAGGAGCGACCACACGACCCTGTGGCTTTCCCCTGCATGTCTCCTCTGTCCTATAGCTGTTGTAAGGACTTCTGGTAAGCCTATTGTTTCCCTGGGAGCCTGGATATGGTGGTCTTAGCCCGTGTGCCAGATGAGGCTCAGGGGGAGCTATACATGAATTTCAGAGGCAGGCTTTCAATGCTGGGAAGCAGAACTCTGAGCCCGGGTACCCTGGGCACATGATATGCTGTCAGAGTCCTTggtgttttgagataggctccctatgtaccccaggctggacTGAAACTCatgacccttctgcctctgcattGCAAGTGCTTGAGTCACAGGCTTGCAGTGCCCAGCCTGGCTCTGATCAGCTGACTGGAAACACTCCCAACCTCAACAAAAACTTCATTGggttggtgtggtggcacatgcctttagtcccagaggTAGGCAaaactgagttcaaagccagcctgggatacacagtgagacaccaTCTCAGACAACAACAGAAATCTTTATAAAGACCCAGATTCCATCCAACACTACAAGAACAATGCAGACACTGATATACATGGTATCCCAGCATTCCAAGGGCCAAAGGAGAGGTCAGAGTTCAAATTTCTACTGTGCTATTCACAGCCTGTGGAACAGGtctccagccctccctgggccacTACTGTGTAATCAGGGTATAATAATCTTGGCCCTAGCTGAGAGGGATAGGGAAGAGGGAACCAAGACCAGGACACCCCCATTTCATAACACACAAGGTAGAGGCCCACAAAGGAAGATTGTAGCTTTTACACTGTTGCAGAGCTCCTATGGTACCCAAGTACCTGGAGCTCAGGAGAGTGCCTGCCAAGGATGACtcagccctgggctccatcctcatACTGTGTAACTAGACTGTCACCCCAGCACCCAGAGACCTGTGTTCAAGCCTTTTCATGACTAGCCTTTGTCTtactagcccaggctggtccagGACTGAGgagcctcctgtctcagactcccCCAATGTTGGGACAATGCCAGAACCACCAAGCTGGACCCACAAAACAGTTCCATTCAGGGTAGGCAGGCGGGTACCCAACCGCTTGCAGGGCTGTCTAGGGACACCTGCAATCCACTGGGACTTACTATGTGACCTTATCACCCACCCATGGTGACACCCTGAGTGGAGTCAGAACCCCAAGACCCAGGGTCTCAACAGCAGGGGCCAAGGTTGACAGGAAACTGTATATAACATGGAGGGGGGTGGAGACCTAGGGTCAAATGTTCCCACTGGGGCTAAACTGACCTAGATTAATCTGCTCTAAGTCCTAGGCAAGAGAATAGAGATGCAACAGGCAGgcgtgatggcacatgcctttaaccccagcactcaggaggcagaggcaggggaatctctatgagttccagaccagcctggtcttcatagcacgttccagaacagtcaggactctatgtctcaaaagtaaataaataaatatgctgtGTGACTCAAGACAATTATTTACTTCACTGAACACTGTTTCCTCAAAATAGGAGAGCTGGTGCTGGAAGAAGGGGCGTGTCGGGGAGATATTTAAATGCACCTACATGATTCAAGGCTCCCACTTCATAAACTTGCAGAGAAGGCTGAAGCACCCCTTGAAACCAACAAAGGCGAAAAAGTCTACCGAGCACAGACTGCAAGCCCGGCTCTATTCTGTATGGATGAATTCCCAAAAGTTACGTAAGCTTGTGAGCACTTCCTTCTTCCCAAAGGATATACCAGCTAAGTTGCATAGGTTAGTCCAGGAGCCTTGAGTTCCGGTGCCACCTGGACCTGGGCCGACAGCCTGCACCTAGGTGGCGCTCGCTGTGCAGCAGATGTGCAGGCACGGCCCGCGCCCACGACGCGCTCCCGCctcgcggggggggggggggatggtggAGGAAAGAGgttagaggaggagggagggggatgggagcgGGCCAGCCCCGCCCACCCTCAGCCCCGGCGGGGGAAGAAGGAGGCGGACAGCCAAACTGGCGTAACGAAGACTTTACTGAAAACACAAAACCGGCGAACCAAGGATTACGGAACAGGAATGTGGACTCgtagcaaaacaaaaccaaacaaaagagagGGGATGGTGTCGGGAGGAGAGAAagcggggaggggggggaggaggaggtttttttttttttcttcttcccgtTTCTTTAAAAAACCAACACAAGGAAACACACACGCAACACGCAACCAACGTTTGTTCCCGAGTAGAAACATAAATAGGGCGGAATCGGACACTCCCGTTCTCTcttccaaaagggaaaaaaaaaaagggaaaggcaGAGCGTGAGGCTGCGCGCCCCTTAGAGCCCCTACTCCGAGGTACAAAGGGGCAGCCACGCGCAGGACTAAGGGTACAGAGGCGGCGCGAGGGCGGGGGTCGTGCGCTCGGGGTCCCCATCCAGAGTAAAAGGGGGATCCGGCTTGTCGAGTCCGGGGGCACCGAGTCTCGAAAGAGTCCGGGGCGCCCCCCCACCGCAGCTAGTCCGCGCATGCGCCCCGCGCTCGGGCTCAGTACGCGGGGACCTGGTGCTGGGGCAGCAGCTGGCAGCCGCTGTTGACGTGGCTGAGGACTTTCTGTTTGAGCTGCGCCACCTGCTCGCGCAGCAGGCTGGCGGTGGACGCCAGCTCCGTGTTCTGGCTTTTGAGGGTCTTGACTTTTTCCTCCAGGCGCGAGATACGCTCCAGCTTGCGCTTGCGGCATTTGGAGGCGGCGATGCGGTTGCGCAGCCTCTTGCGCTCCGCCTTGATGCGTTCCTGCGTGTCCATGTCGATGGGCGACAGCGGAGGGCTGTCGCCGAAGCTCGGCACGTCCGGCACGGTCTGCGGCTCGTCCTTGAGCGCCGCCAGGCGCGGTGGATGCGGAGGTGGCGGCGGCCCCAGCGCGCCCGGGGGCGGCGGGAAGGGCACTGGCTCCGCGGCGAAGGCCACGGTGGCCGCGCCCCCAGGGGGCCCGGCGCCCCCCGCGAAACTGCTCAGGTTGGCGTAGACCGGGGTCTCCGTGGCCCCGGGGGTGGCCGCCAGGTCCGCGGGCGCGGGGGGCGCGGGAGCCCCGGAGGTGGCCGCGGTGGCCGCACCCAACTGGCTCTGCTTGTGCAGGTCTTCCAGCGCCTTGACGAAGCCCTCGGCGAACTCCTGTTCCTCGCTGGCCGCCACCTTCGGGTAGAGGAACTGCGTACTGGTCGGGGTAGTGGTCACCAGCCCGTTGGACTGGATGATCAGCCTCTCCAGCTCCGGCGACGCTAGTTTGAGCAGCCCAAGATCCGGCGAAGCCAGCAGCCCGTCGGGGGCGCCGTCGGGGCGCAACGTAGAAGGTGCAGAGGCCGACCCTGGTTTCAATCCCGCCGCTCCCTGCTCTGCCAGGCTGAGCGTCAGCGCGTCTTTCTTCAGCATGCTGCTCGTCGGGGGCGCCCCGGGGAAAGCGCGGCCCGGGGGCGCGAAGCCACCACCGCCGGGGGCCCCAGCAGCACCAGCGACGCTCGACGCACCCGCAGCCAGGCCGCTCAGCGCCTCCTCGCCATAGAAGGGCGTTTCCATCCCCGCCTCCCCCGCCGCGCTCGGCCCCGGGGCGGGGGGAGTGGCCGCGGCCTCCCCGGGGGGCCCCGTATGCCCCCCAGTCCGCAGCCCGTACAGACCGGCTCCGATGCCGGCCGCTCTGCCCCGCGCCGCCCGCGCGCACCCTTATAGCCTCGGCCCCCAGGATGAGCTCACCGCCCCCGCTCGCCATTGGCGCGAGGTGACGTCGTTGATTTGCATAAAGGGGCGGGACCGGGACGCCCTCGCTCGGTGGCTGCTGCGACCGCTGTTGCCAAGAGCGACGCTCGCTACTTGGCACAACAACGCGCTGCATTGTGGGTTGACGTCATGGGGGCGGGGCTGAACGCGGTTTGGCCGGGTCACCACGCCCAGCTTGGATTGCCTGGCAATCTCTGTTcctcctctgctctttcttgcttctcctccctctctcttcctcccatcttTACTTCTCTCTATATcttgcttctctgtttctctcagaCTGGATCTCAtttgtgtgtctatctctccCTCGGCTTTGGCACTTCTGTGGCGTGATGGGCCGAGCCTCATAAACCCAGGCCCTCGGCGAAGCCACGCCCCGCGTCACGCCCACCCAAGACACGCCCCTTGGGGGCTGGGCGCCAACCAGGGTTCCTCTGGGTGGGAGCTGGCAGGTGTGGTCAGgaagggggaggcagaggagggtccCTTGGAGAGTCCCCAAAACTACTTAGCGCCCTGTCGGTTTCACAGGGTGGAGTCAGACGCCTAAAAGCTGACCCCTTACCTTTTCCGTGGGGAAACTGAGGATGGGATATGTGGAGGCCAACCGCGGCAATGGCAGCTTCcagttgtggggtttttttcttgatcttttaaaattgttttaaaatattcgtTTTGGgttattttaagacaggatctcatccTCTAGCCTCCGctaaccataaacttaacttcagtCCCCCTGTTTGGTCTTCCCAAGTGTGGCGATAACAGGCCTGAGCCACTTTATGTCGGCCTACAGATCCcggtttttattttacatgttgcgtttgtctttgtggttttgtgtgtgtgtgtgtgtgtgtgtgtgtatctatctgtgtttatgtctgtgtaggtatctgtgtttgtgaatgtgtgtgtgtatgtatgtgtttgtgtatgtctctgtgtgtgcgtgcctgtgggAAGGGCCAGAGGAGAACTGGGAGCCGGTTCTCCCTGGTGTGGCACTCGAGCTGTCCGGTTTGGGTGCAGGCatctttactctctgagccaacCCCATAGCCCTGGATTGGGACGTTTTGAAACAGTCTGGAGCCCAGACTGACCTCCTGAATTCCCACAATCCCACCTCAGGCTCCTGGATGACTGATATATGCCATTGTGCTTTGAAGGATCTCTATTTGATTTCAATTGTTAGGACACCCTGGGCCCTAGCTGACCAAGAATTTAGGGCAATTCCACTGCCTCAGCTTGAAAGGCAGGCCAATCACCTCATCTTAGCATGAGATTTGAGATTTGAGCGGTTTgttgagttttattttgtgttttgagcaAGAGTCTCTCACTTTACAACTGGGGCAGGCTGGGAATTTACAGATAAGGACCTGCtaggtgctggggttaaaggtcaCCATGCAAAAGGTGTAACGCAGGTTGACCTGGGACTCCTGGTGATGCATGGAAGTTTGGGGTGAGcttatgggttttttgttttgtgtttgcctttgttgttttgagacaggatttttctatagctcaggctagactTCAGAAGTGATCCTCTGCCTGACACACACCTGTCCCCCAAGGACAGAACTAGGGTGCCAGGCCTCTGGGCAGCCATGGCAGTACCACATTCTTACTCTTGACTCTACTAGGGCCTGAGGTGGGTCCCAGAGTGGAGTCTGCAAATAAGAATCCAGGCTGGTAATCACCCTCTTAATTAGTACAGTATGCCACCAGGCCTGATGCAGGGTTTTCTGATTGCTAGGAAAGGCGGTAGAGGCGGTGGTGGGAGAAACAGGTCCCAGCACACTCAACACAGCAACCCCTTAGAGGACCAGAGTGGAGCCTCCTCCTTCCTCCGTGACCCCTGCCTGACCTGTCCCCCACTGGAGCTCCTTTCCACCTCAGGGCCTTTGCCCAGGCCATTGAGGCCTCCGAGGGTCCCACCCCCATGCCTGAGCCTTGCTCAGTTGTTGCCTCAGGGAGCCCCACACCCAGATTTTAGTCCCTTTGTAGGCAAGGGACCATCCAGAAAGATAGGGTGGACTCTTCCCTCACCACACACGTGGGGTTTGCGCTTCGCGGGCCAGATCCCAGTCTGGGCCCCCGAGAGGACTGAGCCAGCTAGTGCTGGCCCACCGCCAGCCAGCCCCGGGCTCCAGGCCCGCCTCTCCCCGGGCCGTACGGAGCCGGCGAGCTGGCGGAGCTCTCAAGGCTCCGCCCTGACCTTGGGTCTTGGCCTTGGCGGATGGGGGATGGTCTGGCGCTCTGGAGGCGGTGGTTTGTTTGAGCTAGCTGGGGACCTTTCTCTAGGCAGGCATATATACAAATTGAGTTTTACCTTTGTGGAGACTCAGTTTCCCTATCAGGCACGGAGAGTATTTTGTAGTGGCATGGAGAATGTAAAGGAATAGTAAGACCAGAatatatctttttgttgtttttcgagacagggtttctctgtatagcccttgctgtcctggaactcactctgtaggccaggttaCCTCCGAACTCAAAGaccccgaatgctgggattaaaggcgtgagaaGCCTGTTtgggctgattttttttaaattgcatttctgTGGAGGAAAGAACACGTGAAGAAGGACCACAGAGTCTGTTTTGTCCCATTATGTGGGGGTTCTGTGAACTCAAGTCAGCCTCTCAGCTTGGAAGCAAGCGCCTTTACCCGCGGAGCCAGCTCGACACCCCATCAGTCattgtttagttttgttgttatttggagAAACTTAACCTGCTGGTCTTGGGGTGCCCTTAGTCTCTGGGAAAAACTCCTACTCAACCTTCAAAACCACTGCAATAAGCAATGGAGGGAGTAAAAAAGTCTCCGGACCCTGGGTTGGACTGGAGGCGGTGCAGTGTGTCCTGTTAGTAGCAGAAACAGTGCCCACTCGGGATTCTGTTTTCGCTTCTGTCTTCCCTGGGCAGTGTCTGGGGAAGTGACTTGTACAGGGCGCCATGGCGCAGGCTGGAGACTGCGCGCCCTTCACATTGAACCTGAAATCTCGTGGGCCTAGGTTCGAATCCCCGGGCTCTCAGGAACCCTTCCACAGTGCAAAGATAAATTTGACTTTTCTAGTTTGCGTTTTCAGTCTTTCCTTGATCAGGCAGAAACCGATGATCAGAATATAAGCCGGCGGGAAGATCGGAAGGGGGCCCCTGGgaggggctgaggcagagaggggaCTGTCCCTGGAGTGTGAGGGCAGAGCTTGTGGGCACCATCTCCAGGTGGCAGGGCCCATGGGGCGGTCGCATTCCTGAGGGTCGGGTTACCGGGAAGACCCGGCCTCCCGCCCCTCCCGCTCAGCTTCCGCCGGCGCCTGGACCGCGACCGCAGGTGTTTGCGCAGCTTCTCCGACAGGCCCCATGTCCTGTTTTCTGGGTGGCTGCCAGCTCCCTCCAGCCtcataaaacctttttaaaatgaggaaatgaAGCGCACCGTCAGCTTCCTCACCGGCCCAGTGTCTTTGGTATGTTTGTTGATGACTAGTTGACAATCAAGAGTTACCATGAAGGGCTCTCTCCTGGAGAAAACCTTCCCAGACCAATCTACCCACCTCAAGCGTGCATTAAAATGCACCTGCTGTGAGCCCAACCCTGACTAGGCCGAATGTGGCCCGCCCAAGTGTTTATTTTGTTGCTTGGCCCATCCTAACCTCTCACAAGGCTTTGCTGAGCATATACCAAGGGGTTGGGGAGTTAAACCATCTTTTCTCTGGCGCTTTCACAAAAGACAAGTTCTTAAACATGACAGTTATTCCTCCATTTGGTGTGTTTGTGCACAAGTCACGGCCCACTCCtgggggtcagaagacaacctgtggCAGCCTGTTGGTTCTGCCTTCTATCATGTGGggcctggggactgaactcagtctTGGTGCCGTCTCGCCAGCCAGAAGGGAGCAGCAGTCTTCCTGAAGCACTTCCTAAGCCAAGTATGGGGCACACCTGTCATTAGGAGTCCAGAGAAGTCCTCAGCTAGatagtttgagggtagcctgggctacataagtctctgtctcagaagacaaaacaaacaagaataaaagaatgaataaatgaagtgTTTTATCATAAGCTAATTTTCTATAataagggtttgtttgtttgtttgttttgttttgttttaaagacaagcGTATAGCCCCggttgtcctgggactcactctgtaaaccaggctggcctcaaaatcagagatgcccctgcctctgactccagagtgctggaattaaaggtgtgtaccaccttcCCTGGCTCTCATTGTTAAAAGCACATCCCTTTCCTGGTTCTTCTTCAAAGTCCTCTGTGGATTACAAGGATGGAAGGCTGCCTTCTCTTGCCATAAATGGGACTAGAAACACCGTTAACTGTTACCAGACTTAGGGTGCTGAGACTTCACATGGGGTAGTATTCAAGATAGTGAAACCCTGAGTCACACATAACTAGGTACCCTTGTCCCCTCCTGTCAGGTGTATGGGACCCAACACACAGTATGCATTCAATTACTGAGTC encodes:
- the Jund gene encoding transcription factor JunD, coding for METPFYGEEALSGLAAGASSVAGAAGAPGGGGFAPPGRAFPGAPPTSSMLKKDALTLSLAEQGAAGLKPGSASAPSTLRPDGAPDGLLASPDLGLLKLASPELERLIIQSNGLVTTTPTSTQFLYPKVAASEEQEFAEGFVKALEDLHKQSQLGAATAATSGAPAPPAPADLAATPGATETPVYANLSSFAGGAGPPGGAATVAFAAEPVPFPPPPGALGPPPPPHPPRLAALKDEPQTVPDVPSFGDSPPLSPIDMDTQERIKAERKRLRNRIAASKCRKRKLERISRLEEKVKTLKSQNTELASTASLLREQVAQLKQKVLSHVNSGCQLLPQHQVPAY